Genomic segment of bacterium:
CTTCAGAAATCTCCAGCACCTGCCCGTTTCTCATTTTCCCATCAGGCAGGGTAACCTCAACCATTTCACCGTAAGAAATCCCTTTTATTCCCTTTAAAAATATTAAAGGCCCTGTCACATAATTAATTGTCCGATATTCGCTTGTAACTAGTTTTATTTTATTTGACATTTTTTATAATACCTCCAATGCAACAATATCTGTGGTTATTTTTTCGGCAAAATGATTCAGCACTTCTTCTGCTTTGTCCAAAGGTATCTCCTTCATTCTCGCGATTTCATTTTTTATCGGCAATGAAAATATTTGCTGCAGGGTCACGCCTCGTTCAATCGCTTCAGAAGTCGCGTTATAAAAATTAATAATTACTTTCAGCATTAAATATTGTTTTCTTGGCGAGCAATATGCGTCTATTTCATGGAAAGCAAATTGCTGAAGGAAATCTTCCCTTAATATTTTTGTGGTCTCCAATATTATCTTTTCTGTTTCAGGCAGGGCGTCAGGCCCTACTAGCTGCACAATTTCCTGGAGCTCCACTTCTTTTTGCAGGAGGAACATTGCTTTATCTCTTAATTCTTTCCAGTCAGCGGACACATTTGTTAAATACCAATTCTGCACCTGGTCCACATACAATGTGTAACTTTTAATCCAATTGATGGCGGGGAAATGCCTTCTATGTGCAAGATTCGCGTCTAATGCCCAGAATGCCCCGGAAATCCGGAGGGAATTCTGTGTCATTGGTTCAGAAAAATCTCCGCCGGGAGGTGAGACGGCCCCGACTACCGTAATCGAACCCGAACGTTCACTTTTGCTTGAAAGGCATATGACCCTCCCGCTTCTCTCATAAAAATTGGCAAGACGCGTGGCAAGATAAGCGGGGTAGCCTTCTTCCCCCGGCATTTCCTCAAGACGGCCTGACACTTCACGCAGGGCCTCACCCCAGCGGGATGTTGAGTCCGCCATCATCGCCACATCATACCCCATGTCCCTGAAATATTCAGCCAGGGTTATTCCTGTATAAATAGACGCTTCACGGGCGGCAACAGGCATATTAGAAGTATTAGCAACAAGAATCGTTCTCTGCATTAAAGGAACACCTGTTTTAGGATCAACCAGCTGCGGAAATTCAACCAATACTTCGGTCATTTCATTCCCGCGTTCACCGCACCCTACATAAACAATAATATCGGCGTCCGCCCATTTAGCCAATGACTGCTGTGTCACTGTCTTGCCGCTTCCAAACGGCCCGGGAATAATCGCGTTCCCGCCTTTAGCTATGGGGAAAAAAGTATCAAAAATCCTCATCCCTGTTAAAAATGGAAAATCCGGGTCCAATTTCTTTTTATACGGCCTCGCGTTGCGCACAGGCCATTCCTGTTTCATTTTTATTTCAAAATTATTATCCAGTACAGCAATTGTATCATTTATCGTATATTCGCCTTTTTTAACTATTTTTACAACCTTGTGCAGTTTTTCCAATGCGGGCGGGACCATTATACGGTGTTCAAAAGTCCCGTTTTCCATAACAATTCCAACCAAATCCCCGCTGCCAATTTCATCGCCTACATTAACTTTGGGTTCAAAAACCCATTTTTTATTTATATCCAGGGCGGTAACACTTACGCCTCTTGAAATAAATTCTCCATAACTTTTTGCGATCTCAGGCAGCGGGCGCTGGATCCCGTCATATATGGATGTTAAAAGACCCGGCCCCAATTCAATCTTTAACGGTTGTTCGGTACTTATAACTGATTCTCCGATAATCAAGCCCGAAGTGTCTTCATATACCTGTATTGTCGCCTTGTCACCTTCCAGGCGGATGATTTCACCAATCAAATTCATTTCACCTACTTTTACGACATCATACATCCTTGCCCCTGTCATTTCTTTCGCGATAACAACAGGCCCTGATATTTTTGATATTTTTCCTTTCAGCATATTTTCCCTTTAATCCTTTAATAAATTGTTATGTTTTTCTTAATGAAATATCAAATCCAACTGCTTTACGGATCAAACGCGCTAAATAGCTTCGCCGTGCGTCACCGACAGCCTCGATCTTCTCTTTTACAGGCAAAGCGACAACAATTGGTTTATAGGCGCGGTCAATTTTCTCCTGTGTACGCTGATCTATCGCAGATATAAAGCTTTCATTTAAACCAATAATACCTATTGTATCGTCATTCAGAAGGGTAATAAGAATACGTTTTGCTTCTTCGCTGTTTGAAGCTTCATATGACTCAATACCGGCCAATCTAAATCCATATACCGTGTCTTTATCGGAAATCACGACAACTTTGTACAAAATTACTCCTTAAATATTATACTAAAACCAATTTATCCCTGATTTTTGTTTCGGGCATGCCGATCTTCTTACAGCGCATAATTATTCGCAGGTTTACAACTTCATTGTATTTTCTCCAGATATACCCGATTGGAATACCCACAGATAAAGAATTTTTGTTGTAAATGCTTATGCCTTTTTTTATCAGCATTTCTTCTATTTTTCTCTCAAGAATTGACATTGAATTATATTCTAAATAACGCTGTAAAACACTCTTTAAAATCACGCCAAAAGATGTAGATTCAAGCTCTTTCAAAACCTTCTCCACATCCATAATCAGACATAACTTAACAAATTTTTTTTCACTTATTTCCCTGCCGCCATGGACAAAATATTCCCTAATGCTTTTTACCACCTCAGTTTTATCAAACACTTTTATTTTTTCAAAACCCTCACCGTATATGGTTTTCGGGTCTAAAGCTTTTCTTCTGAAATCCAAACCATTATCAGATTCTTTAAGCCTCTTGCCGATTAAATCAACGGTATTTTTAAAAATCCTGCTTAAAATGGTAGTCTCTGATTTCGTGGGGAAAATTATTCCTCCCGCCTTTTGTTCCTTGGTCAGCCTGCTCCAAAATGTATCTTCCTCTTTTGGAATTACATAATCAGATTTGTTTATTTTTGTTTCACCGGACCTTTTCTGCATTAAATCCTCGAGATCCATTAATTGCAATCTTAATATTGTAATCGTATTGATTGCATCGACTTCATAAGTAATCAAATCTTCCAATATTTTGCAATCATAGCTTCTGTTTTTTACTATATCAAGAACATATTGATAATACATTTTATAAAGAGACAGTTCAAGAACAGACGGATTATTCTGTTCAATATATTCCTTGTATTTTTTTATCAAAGCTTTACCGTAAGGCGACCCCCATGTAGCTAAAAGGTCTATTATTTCTTTTACCGTATTTTGCTGGTTTAATTGGTCTAAAAATGGCGTGTCTAATTCTCCGGCGGGAATAAGGCTTTCAGAAATCTGTTCTTCTGTCGCTTTGATATGCTTGCCTCTAATCAAGGTAATTATATTATGAAGGTCCCATCTTCCAAGCAAAAGTAAAATTAGATCATGAGGCTCTCCAGCAGTAAAATTTAATATTCTCCTGAAATTGCGAGATAAATTCCTCTTGAGAGCCTCATCGACTCCCGACATTCCAGATTTTGAAATAACACATTCATCTATTTCCGTTCTGTATGGTGATTTTTCAAGAAGATTTACAAGGCTCATGAATTCCTTGGTATGCAGCAATTCTTCATAAAAATCACGGTTAAGCAGAACGCTTTTCATCGCTCTCACGCGCGCGTTTATATATCCGTAGTTGTCAATATGCGCAAGAGATCTAGGCTTCACTGAAAAGTACCTCGTTGAGCTGTGTTTTCAAAAACTCTTTCGATTTGAATAAACGCGATTCAAGATTGTTCGAAACACGTATTCGATCATTATCAACATTTAAAGACAAGCCGCCTAAATAATTTTTCCCTGCCGCAACCGGATAACTTAAATTGAGTTCTTTTAGAATACCAGATATCAATTCTTTATCTTTTTGATTTACTTCCACAACTATTCTGTCTCCCTTAATCGCATCTAAAGATTCAACCAATAAATTTTTTAATATTTTTTTATAAATTTCTTGATTGTTATGAATATCTTTCAGATGTTTCTCCAAATCAGAATAAATTTTAGAAATAAATTCTTCCTTGGTTCTTGTAACCGCCTTCTTGCGGTTCAGGTCTGTTTCAATTTGAATTCTGGCCGCGTCGCCTTTCAGCTTTAAATCCATCTTTTCAATATGAAACATCTTTAAATTATTGGCTTCTTCTTCCGCTTCTTTAATGATTTGCTCGGCGTCTTTTTGCGCTTTATTAATCAGATCGTCGCGCAAACGCTTAGCTTCCTCTTCAAGTGTTTCAAACACCTTCTCAAGTGACATATTTTACTCTCCTATTGCATAGTCTATTTTACAAAGAATAGAATCATCGCGCCGACAACAAAACCTAAAACGACCATTGTTTCCGGTATAGCCACCAAAATAAATACCGTACCAGATAATTCAGGTTTTTCCGCCATGGCTCCGCAGCCAGCCTGGCCGATTTTGCCCTGTGTCATTGCTGTCGCGATAGCTGTTAACGCAACCGATAACATCGCCGCAAACGCCACACCTACTTTAAGGACTACGTCCGACATCGCGTACGTACCGACCGCTGCTGCCTGAGTAGCGGCTTCTGCAACTGCTTGTACTGGTTCTGACATAATTATTCACCTCCAATCTTTTTAAAGGGTTTGTATTCCGTATCTGCTGGTTCATAGAATTTCGAAAAACATTCAACCAGGTGTAAACGCAAAGTGTGTATTGACGGGCTGAATGAGCTTACGATTATGTTGATTGAGTGGAGCAAAATGGCAAGCACCACACCGACAATTTTCATCCCAATGCCGCCCATCCCGCCGATTTGGATCCCCAGCTGATTGGCAACAACGCCGAGGATCACCCCGGCAAGACCGATTGCCATAATACGGGCGTATGAAAAAGTGTTGCTGAAAGTGCCAAGGATCTCTACGATTCCTTTTATCCCGCCGCCCTTCGCGGCAAGAACGACCCCTACAGCTATCATTATCCCGCCTATTGTTTTGAGTATCTCGATTCCGTTCAATATCCCCGCGATTAAAATCACCGGTCCAAGGATAATAGTGGTGAATATCCCGGCTTTTTCATAAGTATGTTCTTTATTATGTTCCCTTATGCCGTTGATCATGCCGAATATCAAACCGAAACCGATGTGTATGACACCCATGATAATCGCCAATACCAGGAGCTGGCTCATAAACACCATCCTGTTTAAAGGAAAAGGTACCCCAAAAACGTTATAGGTCGGTAAATGTATTTTAAGGTGCTCAAGCACCAGCTCGAGCCCGTTGCCAAACGCTTCGAGGTACATGATACCCCAGATTATTGCACCGATGGAGGATATTCTCAACACCTTGGAAAACACCATAAAAACATCGTCGCCTTTGGATGCTTTTTTAAGCAGATAAGCAATATACAGCATAATTAAACCGTAGCCGATGTCTCCCACCATCATTCCAAAAATAATAGGGAAAAATATAGCCATAAAAACTGTCGGATCTATCCCCCCGTATTTTGGTTTTTTCACAAAAGAATAAAAGAATTCAAAAGGTTTCGCCCATGCAGGGTTAACAAGCGCGACTGGAGCGTTCTCCAGGTCATGATGCGAATTATCAAGCTTTAATATCGCGACTTTCCCAAAGAATTCATTAATTAAATCATTTTTACATTTCTCAAATTCTTTTTCAGGTATCCATCCGGTAATAATAAAAGTATGCCCTGTGCTTCCAAATTGCGGAATGACTTTTATTTCTTCATCTTTGTCCCTTAAAACATTCCTGACGGCAATTACGCGATGGTGCCAGGTAGCGGATATATTTTCCAGTTCATTATTGATTCCCTTCAATTCCTCGGGTATTTGTTTTCTTCTTTCATTAATTTTGACAAGCGCGTTTTCAAAAGAATCTTTAGCGACTTCTTCGGGTAGTTTTATTTCATTGACTTTTTCCATTGAAAAGAAATCGTGGACGGATTTTGAATAAATTTTGTTGTAGATTATGATAATACCTATATTTTTATTATCAACAGGGGCGGAAACCAGATGGCATTGTTTTTTACATATAATTTCAAGCTCTTCTTTCAGGCCGTCAATAGCGGCCTTGTTTTCTATATCAAGGAGAAGCGCTATTGATTCGAAACCTTCGGTAGTGCAAATTTGTTTTGCCAGCGGCTGAATTTTTTCCAATATCGGCTCGTATTTCGAATAAACCGACATCTTGGCTTCCAGGTCGTTCTTTTTCTCATAAAGCTCCGTGGCTTTTATTTTTACGCCGTCAAATATTATATCAACCTCTTTTAACAAATCGTCAAAGGATTTGTTCCACAATTCTTTATAATGGGCCCTGGTTTTTTCTCTATCTATTTTTGTGTCTTTTAAGGTTATTATTATGCCGTTTACTTTTGTCAAAGCCGATTCAATTCTTTTCTTTTTTTCAGCTAAAATCGGTTCAACAACCATTGGGGTCATATAGGATTCTTCTTCATGTGTTTCATTTATTTCACGCGTAATATTTTCAACATGAAGGGTACCTACCTGATGCATATAACTTACAACATCGAGAAAAATAGTTTTTGGACCTACGACCTGCACCTTCGCCATTTTTAAATGCATAATAAGCCCCCTTTTTTATTTATTATTAAATTAAACGTTCGGGATAATCTCTTTAAGCAAAAATTCATACGCCTTCTTATAATTTTTCTCTGCGATATTTTTAGCTTTTACTGTCTCATTATTATCAAATTTATTTTTATCTTTCAGGAGTAAAGAAAACTTTTGCTTATAATATGTTTCTGCCTCTTTTAATGCTTCATCCTTGGCGTTGCTTTTAATTTCATTGGATTTCTTTCGCGCGTCGGCGATAATCATTTCGGCTTGTTTTTTTGCTTCAAGGTATTTCCCGCTGAATTCCAATTCTTTTTCTTTAATTTTTTTCAGCGGACTTTCTGATTTGTGGGGTGGATTTTTATCATGACCGTTATTTTTAGACATTAATCATCTCCTCAATTTTCCCAATTAATTATAAAATAAAGTTAAATAGTATATCACTATAAAAAATAACTGTCAAGCTAAATTTAATCTTTATCTTTAATTTTTTCGATTTTTTGAATTATTTTATATTGTTTATTACCTATAAAAAACAGGTAAAAACTAATAAAAATCCAGATTAAACTATATGCCGCAAAAAGATATTCAAAATTTTGCATTTACCGCGCTCCTATTTTTTATTTTCCAATTCATCTTTGATTAAATCTATACTTACATTAAGTATTATAACTGATAAATAAAGAAAAGTAAATCCAATAATTGAAATAATCAATGTTTTCAGCATAACGGGGTCAAGCCCCCCCTTTTTACTCGCTATGACCGCCTGGGGGTGTATTGTTCTCCACCAGCGTATCGACATATATACTATCGGCACATCTATAAATCCTATAATCCCGAAAACCGCTGAAGCTTTCGCCCCTTTCACCTCATTTTCAGTAAAAGGCCTTATAAAAATATAAGCCATATATATCATCCATAACACCAGGGTCGTAGTCAGCCTCGCGTCCCACGACCACCACGCGTTCCAAATCGGACGGGCCCAGATAGGCCCTGTTATTAATACGATAGTACAGAATATTATTCCTATCTCCGCGGATGAATGGGCGACAATATCCCATATTTTTTCTTTTTTCCATAAAAATATAATGCTTGAAATAAAAACGATAAAAAAGGAAAAAAAGGAAAGCCACGCGGAAGCGACATGGAAATAGAATATTTTTTGTATAATGCCCATTGTTTCCTCGACAGGCGATAAAATAAAAATATAATAAAGGGAAGCCTCAATCGTGACAAATGTAACCCCCAGAAGAAACAAATACAACCTGTAAAAATATTTATTCAGCATAATTATTCCTCAATCAAATATTCAAAGGTAAGATAAGATACTACTATAAATATTATATCAAAAGCAATAACTAATTTTATCCATGAAGTTATCTCTTCAAGTGTTTTACCTTCTAAAATACCGGACGTTGTTTTTACTGAAGCTAAAATCACAGGAACCATAATCGGGAACAATAAAATAGGAAGCATGATTTCTCTTGTTCTTGTGTTTACCGCCATCGCGCTTAACGCCGTGCCCAGTCCTGAAATTCCCGCGATACTCAGAAAAAAGATTAATATTAACTTAGGAAGAAATAAAAAAATATTTATATTATAAAAAACCGTAAATACAGGGAGGCTTAATCCGACCACTATGAAAATAAACACCATATTGCCTATCATCTTCGCGAGATAAATCGCGCCCCTGTCAATGGGGCTCAGCATAAGCCCTGAAATACAATTATTTTCTCTTTCAGGAAGAAAGGTCCGGTTTAATCCTAAAATACTTGAAAAAATATACGCGACCCAGAGTATCCCGGGAGATATTTCATTAATATAGGACGCTCCCGGTTCAAAAGTGAAATTAAAAATCACAAACACCAGAATGGTGAAGATAATTATCGAACTTACTGTTTCTTTCGACCTGAATTCGCTGATTACATCTTTATATACTATCGCCCAGATTACATTGAAATAATTTTTCATTTTTTATTTATGCATTGCAAATAAAGGTTAAATATATTTTCTTTTCTTATATTGTTTTTATCTTCCAGCAATTTTATCTGTCCATTGACAAGGATAGCAATTTTTGTCGCTGTTGTCCATCCTTTTTCAAGATCATGTGTCGTGACAATCACGGTCTTTTTTTCCGTGTGAAAGTTTTGGAGGATATTTGTCAGCAAATCTGACGCCTGCGGGTCCAGGCCGGTATAAGGCTCATCCAGGAATATTATCCTGGGGTCATGCAATATGGATCTTGCTATCGCGAGCCTCTGGCTCATCCCTCGTGAAAATGTGCGCACTAACGTATCCCTGTGGACCGCCAGGTTAAATTTTTCCAAAAGACAGCTTACTCTTTCTCCCAGATTATCAATACAATACAATTTCCCGTAAAAAACAAGGTTTTCCTCGGCGGTCAGGTTCCCGTATAAAAAAGAATCGTGAGAAATAATACCTATATTTTTGCGTATCGACGGTTTATCGTCATTTATTGATATTCCGCATATTTTCACATCACCGCAGGATGGATGCAGAAGAGTCGACATAATTTTAAGGAGGGTCGATTTGCCGGCGCCGTTTGGGCCGAAAAGGGTGAGAGATTCTCCGTCACATAAATTCAAATTTACACTGTCAAGGGCAACTTTTTTACCAAAATATTTTGATACATTTTTGACTTCAATTACACTGTCCATTATTCGTTAATATTGTGGTGCCGGGTTTTAAACTTGTTTTTATCTGGTCTATTTTCTGGTAAATTAAAATAACTTTTGTTTTATATTCTTCTTTTAATTTCGCGAAATCATTATCTGAAATTTTACCTGTTTTATATTCAAATTCTAAATCCTTCAATAAATTAAAAATCACCATTTTATGTTCCTGTAACTCTTTTATTTTCTCATCTTCCGGCGCTTCCCGCAAAAATTCATTTTTTGAAGGACCAAAGAAAATCGGCGAAAGGACATATAATATGCTGATTAGTAAAAGTACTGATAAGATTACTATAACCATTTATTCCCCTCTTTTAAAATTTTCATATTCCTCATTAAATTTTTTTTCATAACCGGACAGCCCTTCCGAAGTTACTTTTTCCTTTTCCAATTGTGAATTTATTTCACCCCGTTTAATCCACTTTTCTATATATATGTATATTATGACAAATACCAGAAGTAACCCGAATATCGGCACTAAATAAGAGGTCCTGCCAAACCCCCTGCCGGTGGCGTTAACCAATGAACTTAAGCCGTATTGACTTACAAAGGCGTCCAGGATTTCATCTTTTGTCTTGCCCTCACCAACCAGTCTCTGCAATAGAGAAAGCATTTCTTCATGCTTTGGACAGCCGTGCTGGTGTTCCAAACTTTCCTGGTCATCAGGGCATTTAATCTCTGGAAGCATTTCATCAACTGTAACCGCGGACACCTTATTTTGTGAAGAATAGACTGCGAAAAATAATAGAATCAAGAACACCCGTTTTATGTTCACTTTATCTCCTGGTTATTTTCTATGTTAAAATTAACGGCGCTATTTACAGCCGGGTTTATCTTTTTGCCGTTTGGCCAGAAAGCTATCACAGTTCCTATAAAAATTACTATCCCCCCTAACCACATCCATATAACTAACGGATTTACCAACACTTTAAAACTGGCCACTCCTGAATTAAGATTATACCCGCCGAGAATTACATACAAATCCTCAAGCAGTGTTGACGCGATTGATACCTCTGTGGACGGCTGTTCGCTGTTCGGGAAGAAATTCTTTTCCGGGCGCAGCCTGTATAATGGCTTATTATTTTTATAAACTTTTAACTGCGCGTAAACTATTTCTTTTGTATTAGAGGGCAAATATTTTATATCTTCATATAATAACTTATACCTGCCTATTTCAAAAGTTTCGCCCGGTTTTATTCCCTTGGTGTCTTTCTCCAGGGAATAAGCCCCTATACCTGTCATTCCTACATACATCATGACTATACCAATGTGAACGATGTAACCCCCGTATCTCCTTTTATTTTTCCATATAAGCGTAAAAAATGAAATAAAATAGTTCCTGCCGGTATTTTCTTTTCTCACAACTGTGCCCCTGAACAATTCCATGAAAATAGCCATTATCACAAAAACTATAAAGGCGGCAGGTATTAAAGCGATTATTTTCCGGACACCCATGGCGTAAAAAATTACTGTTAATACGCCTGAAACAATTATTGGAAAAATAAAATTCTTTTTAAAATTCTGTAATGAAGTTTTTCCCCATGAAATCAAGGGGCAAATTGCCATCAAAATTAAAAGAATTATCCCGAGCGGGACATTTACCTTGTTAAAATATGATATGCCGAGTGTTAATTTGCTTCCCGTGATTAATTCAGAAAAAACAGGGAACATCGTCCCCCAGAATGTTACAAAGAAAATACCTACCAGGACAAAATTATTAAAAAGAAACATGCTCTCCTTGGATATCATTGATTCCATTTCATTTTGGTTTTTCAGATAATTTTTACGGATTATCAGTAAAAGAAACGGCCCCAGGAGGCATAAAACTATGAAGCTTATAAAATACGGGCCGACGCCTGTTTCTCCAAAAGCGTGCACTGAGGACAACACTCCGCTGCGGGTAAGAAATGTCCCAAATATGCATAGCGTAAATGTTAAAATTATTAAAGCCATGTTCCATATTTTCAACATCTCTTTCTTTTCCTGTATCATCGCGGAATGCAAAAAAGCGGTCCCGACAAGCCACGGCATAAGCGAGGCGTTTTCAATCGGGTCCCATGCCCAATATCCCCCCCACCCTAATTCAACATACGCCCACTGTGCTCCCAGAAGGATTCCAAGACTCAGAAAGAACCATGAAAAAAGGGACCATCTCCTGATACTTTTTATCCATTCATTGTCTAATTTTTTACTTATAAGAGCGGCAATCGCGAAAGCGAATGGGATTGTATAGCCAACATAGCCTATGAAAAGTGTCGGGGGATGCCATATCATCCCGGGGTTTTGCAAAAGCGGGTTTAAGCCATATCCGTCCGGGGGAACAAAACTTTTTCCTGTTACCGAATCAAATGTCTTTGAAAACGGGTCGGCGACCCTGATTAGCACAAAAAGGAAAAAAAACTGGACAAAAGACACAATGGAAATAACATAAGGAAAAAATTCTATGTCTTTTTTCCTGTTTGACAAAATCAACACAGCATTGAACAGGGACAATGTCCACCCCCAGAAAAGAAGCGAACCTTTCTGCCCCGCCCAGAAGGCTGAAATAGTGTAAGTGAGTGAAAGAGACCTGTTTGAATGCTGATAGATATATTCTATGCTGAAATCCCTTTTGATAAAAGAATAAAGCAATAAAAGAGAACTCAAAGTGACAAAAACAGAACTGACAATTAAACTGTTTTTTGAACTTTTCACCAGGGGATAAGATTTAAAATTTATACCGAATATTACTA
This window contains:
- a CDS encoding heme lyase CcmF/NrfE family subunit, translated to MIPTLGYYSLIISAIFSLYTFVIVIFGINFKSYPLVKSSKNSLIVSSVFVTLSSLLLLYSFIKRDFSIEYIYQHSNRSLSLTYTISAFWAGQKGSLLFWGWTLSLFNAVLILSNRKKDIEFFPYVISIVSFVQFFFLFVLIRVADPFSKTFDSVTGKSFVPPDGYGLNPLLQNPGMIWHPPTLFIGYVGYTIPFAFAIAALISKKLDNEWIKSIRRWSLFSWFFLSLGILLGAQWAYVELGWGGYWAWDPIENASLMPWLVGTAFLHSAMIQEKKEMLKIWNMALIILTFTLCIFGTFLTRSGVLSSVHAFGETGVGPYFISFIVLCLLGPFLLLIIRKNYLKNQNEMESMISKESMFLFNNFVLVGIFFVTFWGTMFPVFSELITGSKLTLGISYFNKVNVPLGIILLILMAICPLISWGKTSLQNFKKNFIFPIIVSGVLTVIFYAMGVRKIIALIPAAFIVFVIMAIFMELFRGTVVRKENTGRNYFISFFTLIWKNKRRYGGYIVHIGIVMMYVGMTGIGAYSLEKDTKGIKPGETFEIGRYKLLYEDIKYLPSNTKEIVYAQLKVYKNNKPLYRLRPEKNFFPNSEQPSTEVSIASTLLEDLYVILGGYNLNSGVASFKVLVNPLVIWMWLGGIVIFIGTVIAFWPNGKKINPAVNSAVNFNIENNQEIK